A single window of Nicotiana tomentosiformis chromosome 1, ASM39032v3, whole genome shotgun sequence DNA harbors:
- the LOC117273105 gene encoding terpineol synthase, chloroplastic-like: MDVAICTNVWMLHMATSKRPPSSTFLISSFSLGKPKASCLSTKTEPSPNQYSAISASDQNPTRRSGNYQPTMWDFEYIQSIHNDYAGEKYMKRFNKLKEEMKKMIMAEGSQELEKLELIDNLQRLGVSYHFKHEIMQILSNINLNAATGDSLYATALKFRLLREHGFHISQGNVFAKLISCLAEKLSFSRDRLVENLFWAVGIEFEPPHSYFRRMLTKVIAFVGIIDDIYDVYGTLDELEVFTDAIERWEIKAIDQLPDYMKICYLALFNITNEMAYEILKEQGIDAVPYLTKSI, encoded by the exons ATGGATGTGGCAATATGTACCAACGTATGGATGCTACACATGGCCACCTCCAAAAGACCTCCGTCATCTACTTTTTTAATTTCCTCTTTCAGCCTAGGAAAGCCAAAAGCCAGCTGCCTCTCTACCAAAACTGAACCATCACCTAATCAGTACTCTGCTATTTCAGCTTCAGATCAAAATCCCACTAGACGTTCAGGGAATTACCAACCTACTATGTGGGATTTTGAGTATATTCAGTCCATACACAATGATTATGCG GGAGAGAAGTATATGAAGCGTTTTAACAAACTGAAGGAGGAAATGAAGAAGATGATAATGGCTGAGGGATCACAAGAATTAGAGAAGTTGGAGCTGATTGATAATTTACAAAGACTTGGAGTTAGTTACCACTTCAAGCATGAAATCATGCAAATTTTGAGCAACATAAACCTAAATGCAGCTACAGGAGATTCATTATATGCCACAGCTCTGAAATTTAGACTCTTGAGAGAACATGGTTTTCATATCTCTCAAGGTAATGTATTTGCCAAACTAATTTCTTGCCTTGCAGAAAAGTTGTCATTTTCAAGGGATAGACTGGTGGAGAATTTGTTTTGGGCAGTGGGGATAGAATTTGAGCCTCCACACAGCTACTTCCGAAGAATGTTGACAAAAGTCATTGCTTTTGTTGGAATAATAGATgatatttatgatgtttatggCACTCTTGATGAGTTGGAAGTCTTCACTGATGCTATTGAAAG ATGGGAGATAAAAGCGATAGACCAACTTCCAGACTATATGAAAATATGTTACCTTGCACTCTTCAATATTACCAATGAAATGGCGTACGAGATTCTCAAAGAGCAAGGGATCGACGCCGTACCCTACCTTACAAAATCTATATGA
- the LOC138904162 gene encoding (-)-camphene/tricyclene synthase, chloroplastic-like: protein MRQPIWADLCKSFIREARWYYSGYVPTLKEYMDNAWISIAVPMVLVHAFFLATNPVPKEALESSSKYPDLIRCSATIFRLADDLATSSDELKRGDVPKSIQCYMNEKGASEEEAREQIRLCIKETWERMNTAQRENSLFSETFVEITKSIARTAHCMYLHGDGHGIQNGEVKNSTSKILFEPITPLY, encoded by the exons ATGAGAC AACCAATT TGGGCAGATTTGTGCAAATCTTTCATACGAGAAGCAAGATGGTACTACAGTGGATATGTGCCAACTCTGAAAGAATACATGGACAACGCATGGATCTCAATTGCCGTTCCTATGGTATTAGTCCATGCATTTTTCCTCGCCACAAATCCAGTTCCCAAAGAGGCATTGGAATCATCAAGCAAATACCCTGACTTAATTCGCTGCTCTGCTACAATTTTTCGTCTTGCCGATGATTTAGCGACATCATCG GATGAATTGAAGAGAGGTGATGTTCCTAAGTCAATTCAGTGTTACATGAACGAAAAGGGTGCTTCCGAAGAAGAGGCGAGAGAACAAATACGTTTATGTATTAAGGAGACATGGGAACGGATGAACACAGCTCAAAGGGAAAACTCATTATTTTCTGAAACATTCGTCGAAATTACAAAGAGTATCGCAAGAACAGCACATTGCATGTATTTGCATGGAGATGGGCATGGAATTCAAAATGGCGAAGTTAAAAATAGTACCTCTAAAATACTTTTTGAGCCTATCACTCCATTATATTAA